The following coding sequences lie in one Allorhizobium pseudoryzae genomic window:
- a CDS encoding sensor domain-containing diguanylate cyclase, protein MTTHLTSEIFNLAPIPMWIEDFSGVKRQFEEWRADGVTDIRGFLRADLRRVADCASRIRVIDVNRKTLDIFEAQDRQHLTDNLGRIFRDEMLESHINELSALFDGRTEFESSTVNYTLSGKRMDIQLRGTVMPGFEATLGQVLLTTEDVTEREEARRAEASNRRYAEGIFEHSPVSLWVEDFSRIKQMLQDVRVCGIVDFRVFTDVHPEFVRQCMSEIRVIDVNQATLDLFCAADRQTLFHRQNEIFRDEMEKHFKEQLIELWNGNLFHQREVINYALDGSERYVLLQFSVLPGHEHDWSLVQVALTDITARKKAEAYLEYLGKHDVLTKLHNRAFYIDEMNRLERKPLRPVSAIVIDLNGLKETNDNLGHDAGDALLRRLGEVLNGAVHLPNHAARIGGDEFAVLMPGADRQATHAMADTILELLKINNQFYSSAPLSISMGLATSEDGETVEAVVKRADMMMYEHKRAQHLPGGSLMRKG, encoded by the coding sequence ATGACGACGCATCTGACTTCCGAGATTTTCAACCTCGCACCCATTCCGATGTGGATCGAGGACTTCAGCGGGGTAAAGCGTCAGTTCGAGGAATGGCGGGCGGACGGCGTGACCGATATCCGCGGGTTCCTGCGGGCCGATCTCCGTCGTGTCGCCGACTGTGCGAGCCGTATTCGTGTCATCGACGTCAATCGCAAGACGCTCGATATTTTCGAGGCGCAGGATCGTCAGCATCTGACGGACAATCTCGGTCGGATCTTCCGCGACGAGATGCTGGAAAGCCATATCAACGAACTGTCCGCTTTGTTCGACGGGCGCACCGAGTTCGAAAGCAGCACGGTGAATTATACGCTGTCGGGCAAGCGTATGGACATTCAGTTGCGCGGAACCGTGATGCCGGGCTTCGAGGCCACGCTCGGGCAGGTCCTGCTGACGACGGAGGATGTGACGGAGCGCGAGGAAGCGCGCCGGGCGGAAGCCAGCAACCGACGCTATGCCGAAGGTATCTTCGAACATTCTCCGGTCTCTCTCTGGGTCGAGGATTTCAGCCGCATCAAGCAGATGCTGCAGGACGTGCGCGTTTGCGGCATCGTCGATTTCCGCGTGTTTACCGATGTCCATCCAGAATTCGTGCGCCAGTGCATGAGCGAGATCCGCGTCATCGACGTGAACCAGGCGACGCTCGATCTGTTCTGCGCCGCCGACCGGCAGACGCTGTTCCACCGTCAGAACGAGATCTTCCGCGACGAGATGGAAAAGCATTTCAAGGAACAGCTGATCGAACTTTGGAACGGCAATCTTTTCCACCAGCGCGAAGTCATCAACTATGCACTGGATGGATCGGAACGCTACGTGCTGTTGCAATTCTCGGTCTTGCCGGGACATGAGCACGACTGGTCGCTGGTTCAGGTTGCGCTGACCGATATCACGGCCCGTAAGAAGGCCGAGGCCTATCTCGAATATCTCGGCAAGCACGACGTGCTGACGAAGCTGCATAACCGCGCCTTTTATATCGACGAAATGAACCGGCTGGAGCGCAAGCCGTTGCGTCCGGTCTCGGCGATCGTCATCGATCTGAATGGGCTCAAGGAAACCAATGACAACCTGGGCCACGACGCCGGCGACGCACTGTTGCGGCGGCTGGGAGAGGTGCTGAACGGTGCTGTGCATCTTCCCAACCATGCGGCCCGCATCGGCGGCGATGAGTTCGCGGTGCTGATGCCGGGCGCAGACCGACAGGCGACCCACGCCATGGCGGATACGATCCTCGAACTCCTGAAGATCAACAACCAGTTCTATTCCAGCGCGCCGCTCAGCATCTCCATGGGGCTGGCGACCAGCGAGGACGGCGAAACCGTCGAGGCCGTGGTGAAGCGCGCCGACATGATGATGTACGAACACAAGCGGGCTCAGCATCTTCCGGGCGGCTCGCTGATGCGCAAGGGGTAA
- the pglB gene encoding polygalacturonase PglB, with protein MPINENIFIAQAGLCTHALQQALNDCAAQGLRLVLGPGVHLCGALRLPTGTDLHLTDEAVLQFVPDYDAYRDNRIDVIAEASDTAMILAEGASNIRIGGKGRILGPGADFIVGRLEDMGTHVPAALRPRVLVLKDCENVRLEDFRIQSSPMWTIHLIACRNVEAQRLSIDNDREMPNTDGIVVDSCDNVLIRHCTIATADDGVVLKTSDGPDGSAVGSCRNVIVEHCEIESRSCALKIGTESHGDVENIRFSDCRLPRSNRGIGLFSRDGGLIRNVEVLRINVETHETPDGFWGSGEAITMNVVDRRPGKPAGRIENVVFEDITGRMEGAINLVADSPSGIAHVRLNRIAIAQVDGPHRGHTYDVRPTHFDLAPSPDAAGRANAWVKDENGKVIGLVAYPGGMPALFASNVEDLSVADVAFSRPSPLPAGWNAEATVILDGQPVVWSAK; from the coding sequence TTGCCCATTAATGAAAATATATTCATTGCGCAGGCCGGCCTTTGTACGCACGCTTTGCAACAGGCGTTGAACGATTGTGCTGCGCAGGGCCTTCGCCTCGTCCTGGGGCCGGGCGTGCATCTGTGCGGCGCGCTTCGCCTGCCGACCGGCACCGATCTCCACCTGACTGATGAAGCCGTGCTCCAGTTCGTGCCGGACTACGATGCCTATCGCGACAACCGCATCGACGTGATTGCGGAAGCCTCCGATACCGCCATGATCCTCGCGGAGGGCGCCTCGAATATCCGCATCGGCGGCAAGGGGCGGATTCTTGGTCCGGGAGCTGATTTCATCGTCGGGCGGCTGGAGGATATGGGAACCCATGTTCCGGCGGCGCTGCGCCCGCGCGTTCTGGTGCTGAAGGACTGCGAGAATGTCCGGCTTGAGGATTTTCGCATCCAGTCATCGCCGATGTGGACGATCCATCTGATTGCCTGCCGCAATGTGGAGGCGCAACGCCTGTCCATCGACAATGACCGGGAAATGCCCAACACCGACGGAATCGTTGTCGATTCCTGCGATAACGTCCTGATCCGTCATTGCACGATCGCGACCGCCGACGATGGCGTCGTACTGAAGACGAGTGACGGCCCGGATGGGTCTGCCGTCGGCAGCTGCCGCAATGTCATTGTGGAACACTGTGAGATCGAAAGCCGCAGCTGCGCGCTGAAGATCGGCACGGAAAGCCATGGCGACGTCGAAAACATCCGCTTCAGTGATTGCAGGCTGCCGCGTTCCAACCGCGGCATCGGTCTGTTTTCGCGCGACGGCGGGCTGATCCGCAATGTCGAGGTGCTCCGCATTAACGTCGAGACGCATGAGACGCCGGACGGTTTCTGGGGGTCGGGCGAGGCGATCACGATGAATGTGGTGGATCGCCGTCCGGGAAAGCCGGCGGGCCGGATCGAGAATGTCGTCTTCGAGGACATTACAGGCCGGATGGAAGGTGCGATCAATCTGGTGGCCGACAGCCCGTCCGGCATTGCCCATGTCCGGCTGAACCGTATCGCCATTGCGCAGGTGGATGGTCCGCACCGGGGCCACACTTATGACGTTCGTCCCACGCATTTCGATCTGGCGCCTTCGCCGGATGCGGCTGGCCGCGCCAATGCCTGGGTGAAAGACGAAAACGGCAAGGTGATCGGCCTCGTTGCCTATCCGGGTGGCATGCCGGCGCTCTTTGCCTCCAACGTCGAAGATCTTTCCGTTGCGGATGTCGCGTTTTCGCGGCCATCGCCGTTGCCGGCGGGCTGGAATGCCGAGGCCACCGTGATCCTGGATGGTCAACCGGTCGTCTGGTCGGCCAAATAG